Proteins found in one Pirellulales bacterium genomic segment:
- the cas7c gene encoding type I-C CRISPR-associated protein Cas7/Csd2 — translation MPTATASGIVHRYEFVLLFDVINGNPNGDPDAGNAPRIDPETGHGLVSDVCLKRKVRNFISLVQSDANGSPSSGFDIYVKEKAVLNNQHQRAYDALKLDPKAKTEKGKPTNEERARGWMCQTFFDIRMFGAVMSTGVNAGQVRGPVQFAFSRSVDPIVPLEQSITRMAVTTEEESKNQDGGNRTMGRKEIIPYGLYVAHGFISPQLAAQTGFNVDDLQLLARALDGMFEYDRSAARGEMSTRGLWFFKHESPLGNARASQLFELVEIRRRDDAKPPRQFRDYEVTVHRERLPKGVSLLELPTDIDQLV, via the coding sequence ATGCCGACCGCCACCGCTTCCGGAATTGTTCATCGTTACGAATTCGTCTTGCTGTTTGACGTCATCAACGGCAACCCAAATGGGGATCCCGACGCCGGCAACGCTCCGCGCATCGATCCCGAAACCGGTCACGGACTCGTTTCCGACGTTTGCCTGAAGCGCAAGGTGCGCAATTTCATTAGCCTCGTTCAAAGCGACGCAAATGGGAGCCCGTCGAGTGGTTTCGACATCTATGTCAAGGAAAAGGCAGTCCTTAACAACCAACATCAGCGTGCCTACGACGCCCTGAAGCTCGATCCGAAAGCCAAGACCGAAAAAGGCAAGCCGACGAACGAAGAACGTGCCCGAGGCTGGATGTGCCAGACGTTCTTCGACATCCGCATGTTCGGCGCGGTCATGAGCACGGGCGTTAACGCCGGGCAGGTACGTGGACCTGTGCAGTTTGCGTTTTCCCGCTCGGTCGACCCGATCGTTCCGCTTGAGCAGTCGATTACGCGCATGGCTGTAACAACGGAAGAAGAATCGAAAAATCAAGACGGCGGCAACCGGACCATGGGTCGCAAGGAGATTATCCCCTACGGCCTCTACGTCGCCCACGGCTTCATTTCGCCACAGTTGGCCGCGCAGACCGGATTCAACGTCGACGACTTGCAACTTCTGGCCCGCGCGCTCGACGGCATGTTTGAGTACGATCGTTCGGCGGCCCGCGGCGAAATGAGCACGCGCGGCCTTTGGTTTTTCAAGCACGAGTCGCCGTTGGGCAATGCGCGGGCCAGTCAGTTATTCGAGCTTGTTGAAATCCGTCGCCGCGACGACGCAAAGCCGCCGCGACAGTTTCGCGACTATGAGGTGACAGTCCATCGGGAGCGATTGCCCAAGGGCGTCAGCCTGCTGGAGTTGCCAACCGACATCGACCAACTGGTGTAG
- the cas4 gene encoding CRISPR-associated protein Cas4 codes for MFAEDDLLPISALQHLLFCERQCALIHLERQWVENRLTVEGRHLHRRAHDAEDELRDGRRIVRGLALRSLRYGLSGQADVVEVAPLDDVARQRMGAALSGVARFTAGAWSVTPVEYKRGRPKQDDCDRVQLCAQALCLEEMLGLVIPAGALFYGRRRRRTEVFFDAALRETTLAATRRLHELIASRRTPLARREPKCDSCSLLPICLPSAIGRASSMAAWTERQLDRALASAGPTTD; via the coding sequence ATGTTCGCCGAAGACGACCTGCTGCCGATTTCCGCCCTGCAGCATTTGCTGTTCTGCGAGCGGCAGTGCGCGCTCATCCATCTGGAGCGGCAATGGGTCGAAAATCGATTGACGGTCGAAGGGCGGCATCTGCACCGCCGAGCCCATGATGCCGAAGACGAGCTGCGCGACGGCCGCCGCATCGTCCGCGGCCTGGCGCTGCGTTCGCTTCGCTACGGTCTATCGGGCCAGGCCGACGTTGTCGAAGTCGCGCCGCTGGATGACGTAGCCCGGCAACGCATGGGCGCGGCTCTGTCGGGCGTGGCACGATTCACCGCCGGCGCGTGGTCCGTGACGCCTGTTGAGTACAAACGCGGCCGCCCGAAGCAGGACGATTGCGACCGCGTGCAACTCTGTGCACAGGCGTTGTGCCTTGAAGAGATGCTCGGGCTGGTGATCCCCGCTGGTGCCTTGTTCTACGGACGTCGGCGGCGGCGTACCGAAGTGTTCTTCGACGCTGCCTTGCGCGAAACTACGCTCGCCGCTACGCGACGGTTGCACGAACTGATCGCCTCGCGCCGCACGCCGCTGGCGCGCCGCGAACCCAAGTGCGATTCTTGTTCACTGCTGCCGATTTGCCTTCCCTCGGCGATTGGTCGAGCTTCGTCGATGGCGGCCTGGACCGAGCGGCAATTGGATCGCGCCTTGGCCTCCGCCGGGCCGACGACCGATTAA